TGATGACCGCGTTAGGTTGCAATTTAATAGTGCTGCGTATTCTCATCAAGCTGCTACCTTGTTATTGGAGCAATTTGTGTATTTACTCGCTCAGGCACCGCAAAAGTTGGCTACTCCAGTGAGTGAAATTTCATTAGTAACGCCATTAGAGCAGCAGCGTTTTGTTGAATTGAATGCCGATAAAGGGGTAACAGCCTCTCATATCTTTGAACAGCTTGATTATTTTGCTGATGCTAAAAGTGAGCATGTAGCTTTGGTCGATGGCGCGCATGCTCTGAGCTATAACCAGCTAGTGACTTTAGTTAATAAATTGGCTCAAACATTACAAGCTCAAGGTATAAAACAAGGTGATACTGTGCTGTTATCACTGCCTAGAGGTTGGCAGCAGGTCGTTGCGCTGTTGGCCGTGATGCGATCAGGTGCAGCATATTGCCCTATCGATCCGAGTTGGCCAGAAGCGCGTAAGCAGCGTGTACTGGAAGCTGCTAGTGCCACACTTCATATTAATGAGCAAAATATTGAGCAGTGGTTACTTGATGCACAAAAACTCGAGCTTGATGCGGGTGTCTTGCCAGAATTAAGCTTGGATAACACCGCCTATGTGCTATTCACGTCGGGTTCGACGGGGGTACCAAAAGGCGTGGCGATTGCACACCGACAACTTGCGCAGTACTGTGCGGCCTCATCCCATGCTTTAGACTTAAAAGAGAATCAACGCTTTGGCTTAACGTCGACCGTAGCGGCTGATATTGGCAATACAACTTTGTTTAATGCGTTTTACAACGGTGCAAGTTTAGTTGTAGCGAATGAGCAAGAAATGCTTGATGGTGAGGCATTTGGTCGCTTTGTGGCAGATCAAGACGTTGATTGCGTAAAAATAGTACCTTCTCACTTGCAAGCGTTACTAGAAGTCGTACCGGCGCGTCTTCCAAGTAAATTGATCCTTGGTGGGGAAGCGGCAAAACCTGCGTTGATCCAAAAAGTGCATAGACTTGCCCCACAGGCACAGGTATTTAATCACTACGGCCCAACTGAAACGACGGTCGGTGTGATGTCACACCAATACGAAAATAATGCGCGCTTTGATGCTGCTGTACCTAGATTAAGTCATGTTTTCTCTGGCACTCAAATTTTTATCTTAGACTCCCAAGATGCACTGTGTGCTACTGGTGAGCAGGGTGAACTTTGTATCGCTGGTCAGCAATTGTCTCCCGGCTATATTAACGTGGGGTCCGATGATGCGTTTGTAAATAACAGCCAATGGGCTGAGCGACTCTATCGAACCGGGGATCTCGCTCGTTATCTACCGGATGGATCCATTAGCTTATCTGGTCGTAAAGATGACCAAGTTCAGATCCGTGGATTCAGGGTGGAACCTAACGAGGTGGCACAGTCAATTTCTCAGCACTTGGAAAGTATCGATTGCTTTGTTGCTGTACAACATTATGGCAACGAGGCTGTATTGGTTGCCTTCCTTACTCAGTATTTGGATAGACAAGCAACTGCGGCTGAGCTGCTTACAGGACAAGACAATTTAGCGCTGCAAATGCAGCTACGTGACGTGTTGCCTGATGCAATGGTACCGGCATTCCTTGTCAGCATAGCTGAGCTGCCTTTACTGGCTAACGGTAAAGTGGACCGCCAAGGTCTACCTAAGATTGCCGATCTTACACTGTCTACCTATGTAGCCCCGAATAGTCAGTTGGAAACCTTGCTGGCGTCAACACTGGCGAAGATTTTAGAGGTAGAGCGAGTCAGCTGTGATGCGAGTTTCTTTGATTTAGGTGGGCATTCGCTATCAGCCATCAAGTTTGCGACGCGGATAAAGAAATTACTATTACTCAACGTTGAGCCTGGTGTTGTCTTTGACAATCCAAGTATTCAATCTTTGGCGCAAGCACTAAATAACTTAAGTGGCGATCCGTCTAGATTGGAGAAATTAGCATTGACGCAAATCAAACTGGCAACGCTGACCCCTGAGCAGCAAGCAGCATTGCGTGAAAAAATGGGTCTGAAAGCCACATAGATATCAAAGTGAAGGCGTAGCTTTCGATGATCTTTAGACTATGAAGTGGGAGCCAGCGGCTCCCACTTTTATTTTTATGAGTATGTGTATGTCAAATAATGAGTTAGCGGATGAATTGGTAGATGGACTTGATTTGGACCTGTTGGCGCAGTTATGGAATGAACCTGAGGTAGAGGATGAAGTGACAGGGGTTGTTGCAACAAAGAGTGTTTCAGGTGTACTTTCATTGCAACAAAAACGCTTATGGCTGCTCCAGCAAATAGACCCACAAAGTAATGCTTACGACGTATTACGTACATATCATGCGCCTATTGCATTGGATCTTACTCGGTTGCAATCAGCATTAGACGCACTAGTCGAATGTCATGAGATCTTTCGTACTTATTATCAGTTCGATGGCACAGCAACTCAGGTCGTCGCCTCAGCATGTAAGGTGCCGCTCACCATTATTGATATAGACTCAATATTAGATAGCCAATCACTCCTTGAACAAGCTGCTGTGAAGTCATGGTGTAATGTGCCGTTTAATTTAAGTCAGGTACCACTTTTAAAAGCCGCTTGGGTGAATACGGCACAAGGTGGGTATTTATTATTACGGAATCACCATATTGTCAGTGATGCGTGGTCAAAAACACTGATATTAAAAGATTTATTAGCGGCATATCAGGGAAAAGCATTGGTCAAACCAAGTTGCCGTTACTTAGATTATGCAATGTGGCAAAGTGAATACCTTGCTCATGACAGTGCCAATGAAACGCTGACTTATTGGCGGGAGTATATCAAACAGCAGCCTCAGCCGATCACCTTGCCGAGCAAGGAGTCAACGACAACGTTTTCCTCTTTCCCGGTAATACTCAGCCATCGGCTATCTGAGCTGCAAGTCCAGCAGGCTAATACTTTTTGTCAGCGTCATGGCTGTACTTCAGCGGCCGTTTTTATGACTTTATTGCAAGCAACATTAAGCCGTTTTAGCAGCACGCAAGACTTTTTGATTGGTTCGCCAACCGCTGCTCGAAATCTGCCTGAACTCGCTGATGTAGTGGGTTGTTTTATGAATACGCAGCTCTATAAAAATGAAGTTCGTGAGGGAGTGACATTCATAGATGCCGTCAACCAAAATCAGCGCCATACCCTAAGGTTGATAAACGAAGATCAAGTTCCGTTTGAGTGGCTTGCAGAACAATTAGATTGGCCAGTATTAGCGGATAGGCATCCGCACTTTCAAGTTCTGTTTAATTACTTACAAAGCGACACTGTTCCAAGCAATGACATGGCGGTGGCACTACGCCCAATAAATGTTGAGAGTCAGGTTGCTAAGTTTGAATTATCATTGGACGTGAGCGTGCAAGATGGGACTATCGAGCTTTACTTCGAAGCTGATGGTGCTATATATCGCGCGGCTTTATTAGATCAGCTCTTAACCTGTTACCTGAACTTACTGGATGCATTGATCAGCAAGCCTGAAGCGGTCATTAATGACATAGTTGTCTATCAACCAGACCTTACATTGTGTGCATCACGACAAACTAACGAAGCGGCTACAGTCGTCGAATTGATTAAAAGGCAGCAAATCCCTTTGGCTGCAGTTGCATTGCAAGATGACAGTGGTGCCAAGCTGAATTACGAAATGCTATTGCAATTAAGTGGCAATTTTGCAAACTTCCTTATCGAACAAGGTGTGCAATCCGAGGATAGAGTGGCGGTGGTCGTTTCGCGCCAGGTAGATATGGTAGTCGTGCTGCTTGGATGTATGCAGGCAGGTGTGGTCTATGTCCCCGTTGATCCCAATATGCCTCATCAGCGGCAACAATTAATCTTTGCATCGAGTGCCGCAAGGGCTATCGTGACTAACTTGGAAGATATATTTAACCCAAGTGGATTACCGGTTTGGTCGATTGCAAAAGTGAATCGAACACGATATCAAGACCATAAGGCGTCACTGCAGGTTTGTGCCCAGCAGCTTGCTTATATTTTATACACCTCAGGCTCCACGGGGCAGCCGAAGGGGGTCGCAATTACCCACGGCAATCTGGTTAATTTTATCTTAGCAATGAAATCCCAATTTTCGCTCACTCAAGATTCAAAATGGTTGGCTTTAACTGCGCTTGGTTTTGATATTTCGGGCTTAGAGTTATATCTGCCATTGGTTTGCGGTGCACAAGTTAGGATTGCAGATTCTGTATTCAGTTTGAAAGCATGTGACTTGGAGGGAGTTAGTCATATTCAAGCCACTCCCGCGGGATGGCAGGGGCTACTGGCTAAATCACTGCTTTCACATCCTGTCGTCGGGTTATGCGGTGGAGAAGCATTACCTCCAGTGTTGGCTCAAGCATTAAAAGCCAAGCAGGTTGTGCTTTATAACATGTATGGTCCTACTGAAACCACGGTGTGGTCTTCATGCCATCGGGTACAGGATAATATTCACCTTGGCTTCCCAATTCGTAATACACAGTTATATGTTTTAGATAGCTACCTTAATGTATGCCCCACGGGGGTTGCCGGAGAACTATACATTGGTGGTGCAGGGTTAGCGCGAGGTTACATGGAGCAACCGGCGTCGACTGCACAGCGATTTATTGCGAATCCTTTTTCTAGTGTAGGTGAGCGACTCTATCGCACGGGAGATTTGGTTGAGCGTAACGAACGCAACGAGCTGCGCTTTCTTGGGCGGACAGATCATCAAGTGAAGATCCGTGGGCACCGTATAGAAACGGGGGAAATTGAAAGCCAGTTGTTAAGGGTGGAAGGAGTCAATCAAGCGGTAGTGGTAGCGCATGGTGATGATAATAATAAACGACTTGTTGCTTATGTTTGCACGCAGACGTTAAGTCGCGGCCAAATAACAGCAGCTGTCAGTGATTTGTTACCCAGTTATATGGTGCCAGAACAAATCATCTTGTTAGAAGCGTTACCGCTTAATCACAGTGGCAAGGTGGATAGAAAAGCATTACCTAAACCGTTGCAGGAAAGCCGTCAGGGAACGCAACCTCAAGGTCATCTTGAACAAGCGCTGGCTAGAGTATGGCAGCAAGTGCTGCAGGTTAACCAAGTATATCGAGAAGATAACTTCTTTGCGTTGGGTGGAAACTCCATTCATGCGTTACGTATGGTGCATCAATGGCAAAAATTAGCTCGACCAGAGCCCTTACTCGCACAAGCTATTTGGCAAGCAGATAACTTGCGTGATTTGGCTCAGCAAATTGCGCTTTCCAAACAATCTAATATTTGTGACATTTTACCTGAATCTGCATCATCGAAGTCATATAGCGATTTGCTGATATGTCTTCATGATGGTCGCGGTTTTACTATGTCATATAGACCCCTTGCTATGGCGTTACCTGAATATATTCGCTGTATTGGTATTACCCCTGATCTTGAGTTATCACAACAGGATGATTTTAGTACGTTGGCGCATCGCTATGCGGATCAGCTCGGAGAGCTTAGCCAGTATCAGAATATTTATGTACTTGGCTGGTCTTTGGGGGGAGCGATAGCATTGCAGTTGGCTGAAGTGCTAACGGGGAGAAATACACGCGTAAACAGTGTGCTTTTAATTGATAGCTGGGACCCGTTCGAACCAACCAATACCCAACCAGAAAGTTGGCGTGATTATATTTTAACAAGACTCTCAGAGAGCATCGCTGCTCCAAACTCTGAAGCTGAGTTTTATCAAGCGGTTGCTCAGTTTCCTTGGTCTGATGGAGGTTCAGCGGCAGAAAGAGCTGATGATATCACGCGTTTTCTTCTAGAGCATATTGATGTGCTTGAAGAAAGTGTTGCAGCTATGCCTACCACCGAAATAGTGCAAACCTTAGAGCAGACTTACTTATTGCGCTGTGCTGGTCGTCATGCTCTTAACTATCGGCAAGGTGATGGTGTTGACTATTACACCGTGTGGAGTAACGAGCGTGATGTGGGAGTTGTAAAACGATTTTGCCAGCGTCTGGATATTCAGCACTCGGATTATGTTGATGCTGATCATATGCAGATTATTTCGCACCCCAGTGTCATTGAAACTGTACAAAAAGTAATAAGCGTTGAATAAAATCAAATTGTAAATGATAACTGTTTTCGTTACTATTGCAGGTAATTAACCCGTGGTTAATGTAAAAGGGAGATTATTACCATGCAATTTGTAGGTAAGCGAGTGCTTATACTAGTCAGCTGTATCGCAGCACCAGTTTGGTCTGCGGAGCAATCAGTGGCAAATGAAGACATTGAAGTGATCGAAGTGTTGGGGCGGGATTCGGAAAAAAACTTTGCCACCTACACGTATTCAGCGACAAAGACGGCAGCTGATATTTTAGACCTTCCGCAGTCAATTAGCGCTGTGACAAAAGAACTAATCAAGCAACAAGGATTGATGCGGCTAAACGACGTGACGCCTTTTGTCAGCGGAGCGAGCGAATTTTCAGTGTATAACGACATCACCATCCGAGGTTTTCGTAGTCAAGATGATCGCCGCCTCAATGGTATGCGAACTTATAATGATTTTTGGTCACAAACCGCCATTGCACATGTTGAGCGAGTAGAGGTGGTTAAAGGCCCTGCCTCAGCTATTTTTGGTGACGCCAGCCCAGGTGGTGTAATCAATACCGTAACCAAAAAGCCTTTAGCGACTAGTCGTCATGAATTGAGTGCTCGAGTTGGGAGTTACCAAGAGAAGTATGTTGCACTTGACACCACAGGTGCAATCAATTCATCGGAGTCAGTGCTGTATCGACTCAATGTGGGTTATGAGGACTCTGATTCTTTTAGAAACCAAGCATTTAATAAAGGGTTATTAGTGTCACCTAGTGTCACTTTTATTCCCAGTGACACGCTTAAGCTTAACCTCGAACTGGTGTATTCAGACAGTGAAGGGATCTTAGAACGAGGGCAGCCGAATATCCGTGGTAGCCAGCGTTTGGGCACGATCCCGATTGAAGTTTCGGCAACACAGCCTGGGGATAAGCTAGATACAGAAAGCTTGATCAGCAGCTTAGCAGTTGACTATCGTTTTAGCGATGCTTGGTGGCTAGCTGTGCAGTATATGCATCAGAATAGTGATCAAGACTTAGTCGAGCATGGTATTGGAAATTATGCTGATAATTCAGACTCTATCGTCAACTTGCGCTACATTGAACGTGCTTCAGAAGCACAATCAGACTCCTTTTCCAGTTACCTAAATGGCAACTTTTACCTCGGTGATATTGAACACAATGTGGTGATTGGCTATGACTATATTGATAGATTTAGAGAATCCAGCCAGCGAGTAGCCAACGACGCGATGCAGTTCGATATTCTAAATCCTGAATACAAGCGCCGAGATACAGATAGCTACAATGCAACCCAGCGCCCCGTGTTTGGTGGTAACCTGCAAAGTGAAGGGATTTATATTCAAGACCGTATGGTATTTGGTCAATGGTCGGTACTGGCGAGCTTACGTGAAGAAAGTTTTGATCTAGATAATACCGGCGGGGGTTCCTCGAAAGATAGCCAACTGCTACCGCGATTGGGGGCTGTGTATAAGCTATCAGATACTCAGAGCCTTTATGCGAGTTGGATGCAGGGTTTTGAGCCTCCTCCTCTATACTCAAA
This portion of the Pseudoalteromonas sp. GCY genome encodes:
- a CDS encoding non-ribosomal peptide synthetase — encoded protein: MSNNELADELVDGLDLDLLAQLWNEPEVEDEVTGVVATKSVSGVLSLQQKRLWLLQQIDPQSNAYDVLRTYHAPIALDLTRLQSALDALVECHEIFRTYYQFDGTATQVVASACKVPLTIIDIDSILDSQSLLEQAAVKSWCNVPFNLSQVPLLKAAWVNTAQGGYLLLRNHHIVSDAWSKTLILKDLLAAYQGKALVKPSCRYLDYAMWQSEYLAHDSANETLTYWREYIKQQPQPITLPSKESTTTFSSFPVILSHRLSELQVQQANTFCQRHGCTSAAVFMTLLQATLSRFSSTQDFLIGSPTAARNLPELADVVGCFMNTQLYKNEVREGVTFIDAVNQNQRHTLRLINEDQVPFEWLAEQLDWPVLADRHPHFQVLFNYLQSDTVPSNDMAVALRPINVESQVAKFELSLDVSVQDGTIELYFEADGAIYRAALLDQLLTCYLNLLDALISKPEAVINDIVVYQPDLTLCASRQTNEAATVVELIKRQQIPLAAVALQDDSGAKLNYEMLLQLSGNFANFLIEQGVQSEDRVAVVVSRQVDMVVVLLGCMQAGVVYVPVDPNMPHQRQQLIFASSAARAIVTNLEDIFNPSGLPVWSIAKVNRTRYQDHKASLQVCAQQLAYILYTSGSTGQPKGVAITHGNLVNFILAMKSQFSLTQDSKWLALTALGFDISGLELYLPLVCGAQVRIADSVFSLKACDLEGVSHIQATPAGWQGLLAKSLLSHPVVGLCGGEALPPVLAQALKAKQVVLYNMYGPTETTVWSSCHRVQDNIHLGFPIRNTQLYVLDSYLNVCPTGVAGELYIGGAGLARGYMEQPASTAQRFIANPFSSVGERLYRTGDLVERNERNELRFLGRTDHQVKIRGHRIETGEIESQLLRVEGVNQAVVVAHGDDNNKRLVAYVCTQTLSRGQITAAVSDLLPSYMVPEQIILLEALPLNHSGKVDRKALPKPLQESRQGTQPQGHLEQALARVWQQVLQVNQVYREDNFFALGGNSIHALRMVHQWQKLARPEPLLAQAIWQADNLRDLAQQIALSKQSNICDILPESASSKSYSDLLICLHDGRGFTMSYRPLAMALPEYIRCIGITPDLELSQQDDFSTLAHRYADQLGELSQYQNIYVLGWSLGGAIALQLAEVLTGRNTRVNSVLLIDSWDPFEPTNTQPESWRDYILTRLSESIAAPNSEAEFYQAVAQFPWSDGGSAAERADDITRFLLEHIDVLEESVAAMPTTEIVQTLEQTYLLRCAGRHALNYRQGDGVDYYTVWSNERDVGVVKRFCQRLDIQHSDYVDADHMQIISHPSVIETVQKVISVE
- a CDS encoding TonB-dependent siderophore receptor — translated: MQFVGKRVLILVSCIAAPVWSAEQSVANEDIEVIEVLGRDSEKNFATYTYSATKTAADILDLPQSISAVTKELIKQQGLMRLNDVTPFVSGASEFSVYNDITIRGFRSQDDRRLNGMRTYNDFWSQTAIAHVERVEVVKGPASAIFGDASPGGVINTVTKKPLATSRHELSARVGSYQEKYVALDTTGAINSSESVLYRLNVGYEDSDSFRNQAFNKGLLVSPSVTFIPSDTLKLNLELVYSDSEGILERGQPNIRGSQRLGTIPIEVSATQPGDKLDTESLISSLAVDYRFSDAWWLAVQYMHQNSDQDLVEHGIGNYADNSDSIVNLRYIERASEAQSDSFSSYLNGNFYLGDIEHNVVIGYDYIDRFRESSQRVANDAMQFDILNPEYKRRDTDSYNATQRPVFGGNLQSEGIYIQDRMVFGQWSVLASLREESFDLDNTGGGSSKDSQLLPRLGAVYKLSDTQSLYASWMQGFEPPPLYSNNPEQGGPFKPQDSELYEVGFKARLFSDDLQLTTAIYQITRENVVLYDAEASARIDFARYMYRQRGAEQARGFEFDLNGQITEQLSVIANYAYNSAKVTKDLNDSEVGKRKEGAAKHMATVWSRYQLDDNWAFGIGASYVGERATSSAGLILPSYLIYNAGVYYQVDRWKASLVIDNVFDKVHWTGGYSYSQLFPGDPRSASLTVDYRF
- a CDS encoding amino acid adenylation domain-containing protein, whose protein sequence is MIQEYISAYPQGISLSAQQQNQGNSLEPLAFNSTLSRLDPQYSAEQLQARLNEIIDGNIVLSFAFAEVPGFRGLRQLPQEAAKPVVESVTLESSTSINLATLDSLYPLSLNPASGQNLQVIRVAHQDEVYLLVRTHALCVDLASTENIAQRLLSPNVEREESVQYPDFLAWLKELTSSEESLQGKAYWQQYISQLSMAKDHFALPYHKAPEQGTLQSLQCVDDDLSQAVTDGIAALAQQLEVEAESVYLSLWWLLLARISGQSFVTSIGYDPRRMSEDLADALGVYTQALPVQVPAAAMQVLKEWIGQFAFTLEQHNEWAECFESPEGLATSSMMTQFASTLASVEATAVTADNAELSLTIADDRVRLQFNSAAYSHQAATLLLEQFVYLLAQAPQKLATPVSEISLVTPLEQQRFVELNADKGVTASHIFEQLDYFADAKSEHVALVDGAHALSYNQLVTLVNKLAQTLQAQGIKQGDTVLLSLPRGWQQVVALLAVMRSGAAYCPIDPSWPEARKQRVLEAASATLHINEQNIEQWLLDAQKLELDAGVLPELSLDNTAYVLFTSGSTGVPKGVAIAHRQLAQYCAASSHALDLKENQRFGLTSTVAADIGNTTLFNAFYNGASLVVANEQEMLDGEAFGRFVADQDVDCVKIVPSHLQALLEVVPARLPSKLILGGEAAKPALIQKVHRLAPQAQVFNHYGPTETTVGVMSHQYENNARFDAAVPRLSHVFSGTQIFILDSQDALCATGEQGELCIAGQQLSPGYINVGSDDAFVNNSQWAERLYRTGDLARYLPDGSISLSGRKDDQVQIRGFRVEPNEVAQSISQHLESIDCFVAVQHYGNEAVLVAFLTQYLDRQATAAELLTGQDNLALQMQLRDVLPDAMVPAFLVSIAELPLLANGKVDRQGLPKIADLTLSTYVAPNSQLETLLASTLAKILEVERVSCDASFFDLGGHSLSAIKFATRIKKLLLLNVEPGVVFDNPSIQSLAQALNNLSGDPSRLEKLALTQIKLATLTPEQQAALREKMGLKAT